In one window of Arachis ipaensis cultivar K30076 chromosome B06, Araip1.1, whole genome shotgun sequence DNA:
- the LOC107648494 gene encoding protein RTF1 homolog, which yields MADLENMLLEAAGRTSSPHRKRHNSNSTSSKPRNQKSKRGDDGGSESRGEDSDAEGGGASKKKPPSSSRNVPLKKRLDLTKTERELGHEGELLEDDDDDDDDEDEESDVGSDLYKNEDDKQRLANMTELEREMILSDRAAKKGEKEFKEQLRMKRDTNNNATSKNMINHQSPLPPPPPPSSSSSKVRSSTRHAERTAAKGDVLSELRAKRMKQQVVDTHHGKPSSSSTNKGIPMKKKAATTSSSSSQSESGDSDRDSSEGLADSDDDDDKNMLRESNMPTFEEIKEITIRRSRLVKWLNEPFFEELIVGCFVRIGIGKSESGAVYRLCMVQSVDGGDPNRHYKVENRITHKYLVCVWGSESSAKRFQMAVVSDSSPLEKEFRQWVREIERSCSHMPSKASVLDKREAIRRTNNYVYSAATVKQMLEEKKAAPTRPLNVAVEKDKLKRLMEVAKSKNDEAEVQRICAKLLELDAAREARDKDSRAKRLAEMNRKNKVDNFKNLSEHRNLQVNLKLGEAGYDPFSRRWTRSRNYYNAEGKEIKQEESHQVSNNREKHEIKVEEPSVSAGNAVGFKATEAALEAAASAGKLVDTLAPVDCGTESNMMHDFELPISLAELKDLGGPQGLKNGFLARKQKIEATVGLQVPENDGGRHALTLTISDYKRRRGLL from the coding sequence atggcgGACTTGGAGAACATGCTTCTGGAGGCAGCTGGAAGAACCAGCTCCCCGCACAGAAAGCGCCACAATAGTAATAGTACTAGTAGTAAGCCGCGAAACCAGAAATCCAAACGAGGAGATGATGGTGGAAGTGAGTCCAGAGGGGAAGACTCCGACGCCGAGGGCGGCGGAGCAAGCAAGAAGAAGCCGCCATCGTCATCAAGGAACGTTCCTCTCAAGAAGAGGTTGGACCTCACCAAAACTGAGAGGGAATTAGGCCATGAAGGAGAGTTGttggaggatgatgatgatgatgatgatgatgaagatgaagaatctGATGTTGGCAGTGATCTCTACAAGAATGAAGATGACAAGCAGAGGCTAGCAAACATGACTGAGCTCGAAAGAGAGATGATACTCTCCGATCGAGCTGCCAAAAAAGGCGAAAAGGAGTTCAAAGAACAATTAAGAATGAAGAGGGACACCAACAACAATGCTACTTCAAAGAACATGATCAATCATCAATcacctcttccaccaccaccaccaccatcatcatcttcCTCCAAGGTTCGTTCCTCCACCAGACACGCCGAGAGGACCGCCGCCAAAGGCGATGTCTTAAGCGAGTTGCGAGCCAAGAGGATGAAGCAGCAAGTGGTAGACACTCACCATGGAAAACCATCATCATCAAGCACCAATAAGGGGATTCCAATGAAGAAGAAAGCAGCAACTACTTCAAGTAGCTCAAGCCAGAGCGAGAGCGGTGACAGTGATAGAGATTCCTCTGAAGGGTTGGCTGATAGTGACGATGACGATGACAAGAACATGTTGAGAGAATCAAACATGCCAACGTTTGAAGAAATCAAGGAAATCACCATTAGGAGATCGAGGCTTGTGAAGTGGCTGAATGAACCATTCTTTGAAGAGTTAATTGTTGGGTGCTTTGTTAGAATTGGGATTGGAAAATCAGAGAGTGGAGCTGTTTACAGACTCTGCATGGTTCAGAGTGTTGATGGTGGCGATCCAAATAGGCACTACAAGGTTGAGAACAGAATCACTCACAAGTACCTTGTTTGTGTTTGGGGAAGTGAAAGCTCTGCCAAGAGGTTCCAAATGGCTGTGGTTTCGGATTCTTCGCCGTTGGAGAAAGAGTTCAGGCAATGGGTTAGGGAAATTGAGAGAAGTTGCAGCCACATGCCGAGTAAGGCGAGTGTTTTGGACAAGAGAGAGGCCATTAGAAGAACGAATAACTATGTCTACTCTGCAGCCACTGTGAAGCAGATGCTGGAGGAGAAGAAAGCCGCGCCTACTCGGCCGCTTAATGTCGCGGTTGAGAAGGACAAGCTGAAGAGGCTGATGGAGGTAGCAAAGAGCAAGAACGATGAGGCCGAGGTGCAGAGGATCTGCGCCAAGCTCCTGGAATTGGACGCGGCGCGCGAAGCCAGGGATAAGGACAGCAGGGCTAAAAGATTAGCTGAGATGAACAGAAAGAACAAGGTTGATAATTTCAAGAACTTGTCTGAGCATAGGAATTTGCAGGTGAATTTGAAATTGGGTGAGGCAGGGTATGATCCATTCTCTAGGAGGTGGACAAGGTCTAGGAATTACTACAATGCAGAAGGGAAAGAGATTAAACAAGAAGAGAGTCATCAAGTTAGTAATAATAGAGAGAAGCATGAAATTAAGGTTGAAGAACCAAGTGTGTCAGCAGGTAATGCTGTTGGGTTTAAAGCCACAGAAGCAGCACTGGAAGCTGCTGCAAGTGCAGGGAAATTGGTGGATACTTTGGCTCCGGTGGATTGCGGAACAGAATCAAACATGATGCATGATTTCGAGTTGCCTATTTCACTGGCTGAACTTAAGGATTTGGGCGGACCACAGGGATTGAAGAATGGGTTCTTGGCAAGGAAACAGAAGATAGAAGCAACGGTTGGGTTGCAGGTGCCTGAAAACGATGGAGGTAGGCATGCTCTCACATTAACTATCAGcgactacaagagaagaagaggGCTGTTGTAG